In Elaeis guineensis isolate ETL-2024a chromosome 1, EG11, whole genome shotgun sequence, a genomic segment contains:
- the LOC105032148 gene encoding PWWP domain-containing protein 1, with the protein MEGDPATAAADLAFVEVEDPEEEPRVSDESAAGAEIDPSVERISDNATADLSPGDAKMDVEAARVSESDSAMDGSLPVDAGIERLLPVQEKTLVLNHPVAPSQVAAPPEIWMHGFEVGDMVWGKVKSHPWWPGYIFNVHFAPPDVRRTRKQGHALVAFFGDSSYGWFVPDELIPFDPYYLEKSKQTTSRNFVKSVDEAEDEVSRRAALGLTCCCRNAKNFRYFGFPGYVRVDVPGYERGADYSMKQIQVARDSFVPEDALSFLQQLALAPLSEEPVGIDFIRSKARLVAYRKAVYEEYDETYPQAFGVEPVRPSPTDTETPDQSDYFAPRAIPLSGQLRIAETLGERRVSSSRPASKAPKVPSSSSKKNKYVLKRREERGEQRASPIGGPFGPSPLPDLRSPPAQAHGTPPPLVHYVNTPQASNFVPQKRPQIMFEGALVSSVQKETKSVAGHNDVQQAYAGGSPVGTTPSLQTQAFDERRLKNGPSMTDGRMETEPGQLDDRSNNLRQEAKSAVDLPAEEGMKAQAVPAVDRVMKKDKVRKRPREDGGSVGPDDTGDIKKKKKKKNKILNIEAVSFKDGGESRGKVAGKSLGNELGHGEVGRTESQRRDDGVARTSDRTSASAPQPGVDLGSLSLEFPQILNDLRELALDPFYEMDRDAPNIALQVFCKFRIQVYQKSVVPAASEPDMAELRSPRVSAGLSLQKPGAGNADMASTKEAKDQRGPSSSALKPSKPGMKPDDPAKAGRKRAPSDRQEELNAKKVKKMNQLKALGAEKKAGIHEKMPEPHQRNQKESNTVTTSAASAKPNNKAAAEPFKKQEPPPPPPTFSPTALVLKFPPRTTLPSVATLKAKFARFGSLIEGATRVYWKSYSCKVVFKHKPDAQAAINYARKYDLLFGQFKVQYHIRELDPSTLEPLSDTGRLRPTESRPNDGPSRLGNGGNGNGGSLPQPRALPYQQQRGAPAGQLKSILKKPGDEGGPSAGNAAREAPQRVTFLLDGDNRAAPPVVAAGSDGSAGSYAAGPSSSSYSSLPTSSSLTAGPSSSIPPLDSITSRNPRSAGGFLPQPPPPMLHSPLSNPPRTLDVQHLPPPPPLPQSISLPPPLRVGDSLLPLPPPLPHMADRLEARGSGQAWLNQPQPQHNGQQEAEGDFRNQMLTLLIRCRDIVTHVNSSLGYVPYHPL; encoded by the exons ATGGAGGGTGATCCGGCCACCGCCGCGGCCGATCTGGCCTTCGTCGAGGTGGAAGACCCCGAAGAAGAACCTAGGGTTTCCGACGAAAGCGCCGCTGGAGCGGAGATCGATCCGTCGGTGGAACGGATTTCGGACAACGCAACGGCCGATCTATCTCCGGGAGATGCCAAGATGGATGTGGAGGCAGCTAGGGTCTCTGAATCCGACTCTGCCATGGATGGTTCTCTGCCTGTGGATGCCGGAATCGAGCGATTGTTGCCGGTACAGGAGAAAACTTTGGTATTGAATCATCCTGTGGCCCCGTCACAGGTGGCGGCGCCACCAGAGATCTGGATGCATGGCTTCGAGGTCGGAGACATGGTATGGGGGAAGGTGAAATCCCACCCATGGTGGCCTGGGTACATCTTCAATGTTCATTTCGCCCCTCCCGATGTTCGGAGGACGAGGAAGCAGGGCCATGCCCTCGTCGCGTTTTTCGGCGACAGCAGCTACGGTTGGTTCGTTCCGGATGAGCTCATCCCTTTCGATCCATATTACCTAGAGAAGTCAAAGCAAACGACATCGAGGAATTTCGTCAAATCTGTTGATGAGGCTGAGGACGAGGTGAGTCGGAGAGCAGCTCTGGGTCTGACTTGTTGCTGTCGAAATGCAAAGAACTTCAGGTATTTTGGTTTTCCTGGGTATGTCCGTGTTGATGTGCCGGGCTATGAGCGAGGGGCGGACTATTCTATGAAACAGATTCAGGTTGCCCGAGACAGCTTCGTTCCTGAAGATGCGCTGTCCTTTCTGCAGCAGTTGGCGTTGGCCCCTCTAAGCGAGGAGCCTGTGGGTATCGATTTCATCAGGAGCAAGGCAAGGTTGGTAGCTTACAGGAAGGCGGTGTATGAAGAGTACGACGAGACTTATCCGCAAGCCTTCGGAGTAGAGCCAGTGCGGCCATCGCCAACTGATACAGAAACACCGGATCAGTCTGATTACTTTGCGCCCAGAG CCATCCCACTTAGTGGTCAGCTGAGGATTGCGGAAACCTTAGGCGAGAGGAGGGTCTCCTCCTCCCGTCCTGCGAGTAAAGCTCCCAAGGTCCCCTCTTCGTCATCAAAGAAGAACAAGTACGTCCTAAAGCGAAGAGAAGAACGAGGAGAGCAGCGTGCGAGCCCCATCGGAGGCCCCTTCGGGCCTTCTCCATTGCCCGACCTCCGTTCACCCCCTGCTCAAGCTCACGGGACGCCGCCGCCACTGGTTCACTACGTCAACACCCCCCAGGCTAGCAACTTTGTACCACAGAAGAGGCCTCAGATAATGTTTGAAGGTGCGTTGGTGTCGTCGGTGCAGAAGGAAACGAAGTCGGTGGCTGGACATAATGATGTGCAGCAAGCTTATGCTGGTGGCTCCCCTGTGGGCACAACACCCAGCTTGCAGACCCAAGCTTTTGATGAACGGAGGCTGAAGAACGGACCATCGATGACTGATGGAAGAATGGAGACCGAACCTGGACAACTCGATGATCGCAGTAACAACTTGAGACAGGAGGCGAAATCTGCAGTTGATTTGCCAGCAGAGGAGGGCATGAAGGCCCAAGCTGTGCCAGCTGTGGATCGAGTGATGAAGAAGGACAAGGTTCGTAAGCGCCCAAGGGAGGATGGTGGTTCTGTTGGACCTGATGACACTGgggacatcaagaagaagaagaagaagaaaaataaaatccttAATATCGAAGCTGTGTCCTTTAAAGATGGAGGAGAATCTCGTGGGAAGGTAGCAGGCAAGTCATTGGGTAATGAGCTTGGACATGGAGAGGTTGGCCGAACCGAGTCACAGAGGAGAGATGATGGAGTTGCAAGAACTTCAGATCGCACCAGTGCTTCTGCACCACAACCTGGAGTGGATCTGGGTTCTCTCAGTCTGGAGTTTCCACAGATATTGAATGACCTACGAGAACTAGCACTGGATCCTTTTTATGAAATGGATCGCGATGCTCCGAATATTGCCCTTCAAGTATTCTGCAAGTTCCGGATACAGGTGTACCAGAAGTCGGTCGTCCCAGCAGCAAGCGAGCCTGACATGGCCGAGCTCCGATCCCCTAGAGTGTCTGCTGGTCTATCACTGCAGAAGCCTGGTGCTGGAAATGCGGACATGGCCTCTACGAAGGAAGCAAAGGATCAGAGAGGGCCTTCATCGTCTGCCTTGAAGCCATCGAAACCTGGAATGAAGCCCGACGATCCGGCCAAAGCTGGCCGCAAACGGGCCCCATCTGACCGGCAGGAAGAGTTGAATGCAAAGAAGGTGAAGAAAATGAATCAACTCAAGGCATTGGGTGCCGAGAAGAAGGCTGGAATCCACGAGAAGATGCCAGAGCCGCATCAGCGAAACCAAAAGGAATCAAACACGGTAACAACTTCAGCAGCTTCAGCAAAGCCTAACAATAAGGCGGCGGCAGAGCCTTTCAAGAAGCAAGAGCCCCCACCTCCACCTCCGACATTCTCTCCAACAGCTTTGGTGTTGAAATTTCCGCCGAGAACGACACTTCCATCGGTTGCAACTCTCAAGGCAAAGTTTGCCCGGTTTGGATCGCTGATTGAAGGGGCCACGCGTGTATACTGGAAGTCTTATTCGTGCAAGGTGGTCTTCAAGCACAAGCCCGATGCACAAGCTGCCATCAATTATGCCAGGAAATATGATCTCCTCTTTGGTCAGTTTAAAGTTCAGTATCATATCCGTGAGCTCGATCCCTCTACGCTCGAACCACTGTCTGATACCGGGAGGCTGCGGCCAACGGAATCGCGTCCCAATGATGGCCCGAGCAGGCTTGGAAATGGTGGCAATGGGAATGGTGGTTCTCTGCCTCAGCCGCGGGCTTTACCATATCAGCAGCAACGAGGGGCACCGGCAGGACAGCTGAAATCTATCTTAAAGAAACCTGGTGACGAGGGCGGTCCATCTGCGGGCAATGCTGCAAGAGAGGCTCCGCAGCGAGTAACATTCTTACTTGATGGTGACAATAGGGCGGCGCCACCTGTGGTGGCTGCTGGTAGCGATGGCAGTGCCGGGAGTTACGCAGCTGGACCCTCTTCTTCTAGCTATTCTTCTCTGCCCACCTCTTCTAGCTTAACGGCTGGGCCCTCATCATCGATTCCTCCATTGGATTCTATTACTAGTAGGAATCCAAGATCAGCTGGTGGCTTTCTTCCTCAGCCGCCACCACCGATGTTACATTCCCCTCTTTCAAACCCTCCTCGTACCTTGGACGTGCAACATCTTCCACCGCCTCCACCGCTCCCACAATCCATTTCACTTCCACCTCCACTTCGTGTCGGTGATAGCCTGCTTCCGCTGCCTCCACCGCTCCCTCACATGGCCGATAGGCTTGAAGCTCGTGGGTCTGGGCAGGCCTGGTTGAACCAGCCCCAGCCACAGCATAATGGGCAGCAAGAAGCGGAGGGGGATTTTCGGAACCAGATGCTAACCCTTCTGATAAGGTGCAGGGACATCGTGACCCATGTGAACTCTTCCCTGGGCTATGTTCCGTACCACCCCCTGTAG